One Vallitalea pronyensis genomic region harbors:
- a CDS encoding extracellular solute-binding protein, with product MRTPLVLILTVLMVITTTGCSEAEVKKQITFAAIEDATPATKRLIDTYNASQEVYHVEWVTLPPDVRQNYEQLHTLLSEANTKYDVLSLDVTWIGEFAHRGYIEPLDNYMGDDGITIGDYSRGIMEAGRYMEKQYAIPYYQNIGLLYYRKDLIQEMEASVLDSGNYMYSDLAKLSKRYQGEGGTDTGFVFQSGAYEGLTVNVTEFTDSLRSVKKGLETMKTFVDADYTPEDILNYTENQTHDAFVQGKAVFSRNWSYQYQLINSNNSAIKMEQVGIAPLPYGGVVGGYLLGINQHTQNKDGAWEFLTFATGIEGQKIMASEGYIPTHSALLIDEAVFEKDGILQYESVRNALMTSITRPVSPSYDELSDTIQLSVHKYLLGINDMNTTLYEIDRLVKDYQLITQQTE from the coding sequence ATGAGAACACCCCTTGTACTTATTTTGACTGTTTTAATGGTGATAACCACAACAGGTTGTTCAGAGGCTGAAGTTAAGAAACAGATTACATTTGCAGCCATTGAAGACGCTACACCAGCAACCAAAAGGCTCATCGATACCTATAATGCTTCCCAGGAAGTCTATCATGTTGAATGGGTAACATTACCCCCTGATGTAAGGCAGAATTATGAACAATTACACACATTATTATCAGAAGCCAATACCAAATATGACGTGCTGTCTCTTGATGTAACTTGGATTGGGGAATTTGCTCATAGAGGCTATATTGAACCCCTAGATAATTACATGGGTGATGACGGTATTACTATAGGTGATTACAGCAGAGGGATTATGGAAGCAGGCCGCTACATGGAGAAACAATACGCTATTCCCTATTATCAAAATATTGGTTTACTGTATTATCGAAAAGACCTTATTCAAGAAATGGAAGCCAGTGTACTGGATAGCGGCAACTACATGTACAGTGATTTAGCGAAACTGTCTAAGCGGTATCAAGGGGAAGGTGGAACAGATACAGGGTTTGTCTTTCAATCGGGTGCTTATGAGGGGTTGACGGTGAATGTGACAGAGTTCACAGATTCCTTACGCAGTGTGAAAAAAGGACTGGAAACTATGAAAACATTTGTGGATGCAGACTACACGCCAGAAGATATTCTCAATTATACAGAAAATCAAACCCATGATGCTTTTGTACAAGGTAAAGCCGTTTTTTCAAGAAATTGGTCCTATCAGTATCAATTGATTAATAGCAATAACTCCGCCATTAAAATGGAACAAGTGGGCATTGCACCGTTGCCTTATGGAGGCGTTGTTGGTGGTTACCTGTTAGGGATTAATCAACATACTCAAAATAAGGATGGGGCTTGGGAATTCCTTACTTTTGCCACAGGTATTGAAGGGCAGAAGATTATGGCATCTGAAGGTTATATCCCCACACATAGCGCATTACTTATCGATGAAGCGGTCTTCGAAAAAGATGGAATTCTCCAATATGAGAGCGTAAGAAATGCACTGATGACATCCATCACCAGACCTGTATCACCATCTTACGATGAGTTATCCGATACCATTCAGTTAAGTGTGCACAAATACCTCTTAGGTATTAATGATATGAACACCACCCTGTATGAAATTGATCGATTAGTGAAAGATTATCAGTTAATTACACAACAGACAGAATAG
- a CDS encoding ArsR/SmtB family transcription factor, translated as MDVSIQYNEIVDLHFAIKRYIREDEYNKHDLVNRFELTKDIQGYIQHVKDHINPILHRDIEYLCGNMVRGLFSVVYDALEQGIQDVPSFFNYLRALDVEGFLALIYQALDIEGIENMDREQQRIAIEDHFKDDQTDGDDPGLYMDYIKYPQEVKERLTNTLESFYTLFLLPRRDKVNEIIQKKLKEHQQLLEEDPNTFFENMILLVDKEVIQGKTVHLYLSYYGELTCSLKIEKDALSILYGFLLEQRYNKNMKREDYKDLLKTLSDDKRYDIIELLGKRAWYSKELADHMGITTATMSYHLKKISTLGIISVEAGPHKRLYYRLNKEKFKKLMANMTSDIVDE; from the coding sequence ATGGACGTCAGTATCCAATATAATGAAATTGTGGATTTACACTTTGCTATAAAACGCTATATAAGAGAAGACGAATACAATAAACATGATTTAGTCAACCGATTTGAATTGACCAAGGATATTCAAGGGTATATTCAACATGTAAAAGATCATATTAATCCCATTCTTCATCGTGACATTGAATACCTCTGCGGTAACATGGTTCGAGGGTTATTCAGTGTGGTCTATGATGCCTTAGAGCAAGGTATACAAGACGTTCCTAGTTTTTTCAACTACCTTAGAGCGCTTGATGTGGAAGGGTTTCTTGCACTTATTTATCAGGCTCTGGACATTGAAGGTATTGAAAATATGGATCGTGAACAACAGCGAATAGCCATAGAAGATCACTTTAAAGACGATCAAACCGATGGGGATGACCCAGGGCTGTACATGGATTATATCAAGTACCCACAAGAAGTAAAAGAACGTCTTACCAATACCTTAGAGAGTTTTTACACGCTGTTTCTTTTACCAAGGCGGGATAAAGTTAATGAGATTATACAGAAGAAATTAAAAGAACATCAACAACTCCTTGAGGAAGACCCGAATACTTTTTTTGAAAACATGATTTTGTTAGTAGATAAAGAAGTGATACAAGGTAAAACAGTACATTTGTACCTGAGCTATTATGGGGAGCTTACTTGTAGTTTAAAAATAGAAAAGGATGCATTAAGCATATTATACGGTTTCCTCTTAGAACAGCGCTATAATAAGAACATGAAACGAGAAGATTATAAAGACCTGCTAAAAACCCTTTCCGACGATAAACGCTATGACATTATTGAACTATTGGGAAAACGGGCATGGTATAGCAAAGAATTAGCAGATCATATGGGCATAACCACAGCCACTATGAGTTATCATCTGAAAAAAATATCCACATTAGGGATTATCAGTGTGGAAGCAGGTCCACATAAACGCTTATACTATCGTTTGAATAAAGAAAAATTCAAAAAACTGATGGCAAATATGACATCGGATATTGTTGATGAATAA
- a CDS encoding MFS transporter → MNKSNKNMILFLLGKLVSLLGTRIYGFAMSLYILKVTGSALNFSISILVYTVPALVFTPIGGVIADRFDRKRIVLITDFLSGVVMFGALLLSQIYGLQIWIIYLASVFLSIFNSLFATSFDAALPNLVDDDSLGKVNAYNQAINSVSLIVAPVIGGAVYALISPTLFILFNGVSFLLSTCSEAFIDFYWKVKKQGEKIVEKEMTFIEDIKEGFAYLKTKTTIMIVIQGALVLNFIFTVINVAIPHILVVQYPISDEAFGIVEATFSIGALVVSLGFAKKLGKFKANRLAFLTVGLGCLSGLFAIPLIFTELMAIPNFTAIYYGIVFFIMGCLLVIINVPFMTYIQESTENQYRGRVMSLITTIASAISPLGFLIHGLLLDFVPTSIIIIYAGMVMILMGVLFGWKFKGLAKKEPSFREEPVPVE, encoded by the coding sequence ATGAATAAATCAAACAAGAATATGATCCTGTTTTTACTAGGAAAACTGGTATCGTTATTAGGGACACGTATATACGGTTTTGCTATGAGTCTATACATATTGAAGGTGACAGGTTCAGCCCTTAATTTCTCCATTAGTATTTTAGTTTATACTGTACCAGCGCTGGTTTTCACACCCATTGGAGGGGTTATTGCTGACCGTTTTGATAGAAAACGTATTGTACTGATCACGGACTTTCTAAGTGGTGTGGTCATGTTTGGAGCGCTTTTACTCAGTCAGATCTATGGGCTTCAGATATGGATTATCTATTTAGCTTCCGTCTTTCTTTCTATCTTTAATTCATTATTTGCAACAAGCTTTGATGCGGCATTACCGAATCTCGTAGATGATGACAGCTTAGGTAAAGTGAATGCTTATAACCAAGCCATTAACAGTGTTTCTCTAATTGTAGCCCCTGTTATTGGGGGAGCTGTCTATGCGCTTATATCTCCTACACTTTTCATTTTATTTAATGGGGTCTCTTTCTTGCTTTCCACATGTTCAGAAGCTTTCATTGATTTCTATTGGAAAGTAAAGAAGCAAGGGGAAAAAATTGTTGAGAAAGAGATGACATTTATAGAAGATATTAAAGAAGGTTTTGCTTATTTAAAAACCAAAACTACCATTATGATTGTGATACAGGGTGCATTGGTTCTGAATTTTATTTTTACGGTGATTAACGTGGCGATACCCCATATACTTGTGGTTCAATACCCTATATCCGATGAAGCTTTTGGTATTGTAGAAGCTACGTTTAGCATTGGAGCTCTGGTTGTGTCTCTGGGCTTTGCCAAAAAGCTAGGGAAGTTTAAAGCCAATCGGTTAGCATTTTTGACGGTGGGTCTTGGATGTCTATCAGGCCTATTTGCTATACCTCTGATCTTCACTGAACTCATGGCAATACCAAATTTTACAGCTATTTATTATGGTATCGTCTTCTTCATCATGGGCTGTTTACTGGTCATTATAAACGTTCCGTTTATGACCTATATTCAAGAATCAACAGAAAATCAATACCGTGGAAGGGTGATGTCCTTAATCACTACCATTGCAAGTGCCATTTCACCCCTTGGCTTCTTAATCCACGGATTATTACTTGATTTCGTGCCAACTTCGATTATAATAATATATGCAGGTATGGTTATGATCCTTATGGGCGTCTTATTTGGCTGGAAATTCAAAGGTTTAGCTAAAAAGGAGCCGTCTTTTCGTGAAGAACCCGTGCCTGTAGAATAG
- a CDS encoding pseudouridine-5'-phosphate glycosidase, which produces MLNYLDICPEVKDAIDNDRPVVALESTIISHGMSYPENVESAKRCEEEIRQAGGTPATIAIIGGRMKVGLTDEELNYFGKTGLSILKASRRDIPMILAKKLDGATTVATTMMIAELAGIKVFATGGIGGVHRNAQTTFDISADLMELAQTNVAVVCAGAKSILDIGLTLEYLETHGVPVIGYQTDDFPAFYTRTSGFSVDYNGESAKVIAEAIKVKEHLKLVGGMVIANPIPEEYALEESYINKVIDEAVADAEAKGIRGKEITPFILSAILDITEGKSLYANKQLVYNNARVATMIAKELCHMS; this is translated from the coding sequence ATGTTAAATTATTTAGATATTTGTCCAGAAGTTAAAGACGCCATAGATAACGATCGACCTGTCGTAGCACTGGAATCTACCATTATTTCCCATGGTATGTCCTATCCAGAGAACGTGGAAAGTGCAAAACGATGCGAAGAGGAAATACGTCAAGCAGGCGGCACACCAGCTACCATCGCCATTATTGGTGGTCGTATGAAAGTAGGGCTTACAGATGAAGAACTGAACTACTTTGGAAAAACAGGTCTGTCCATTTTAAAAGCCAGTCGAAGAGATATCCCGATGATTCTTGCTAAGAAACTAGACGGTGCCACAACAGTAGCAACCACCATGATGATTGCTGAACTGGCAGGTATTAAGGTATTTGCAACAGGGGGCATCGGTGGGGTTCATCGCAATGCGCAAACTACATTTGATATATCCGCTGACTTAATGGAGTTGGCTCAAACCAATGTTGCTGTTGTATGTGCAGGGGCAAAATCCATCTTGGATATTGGCTTAACCTTAGAGTATTTGGAGACCCATGGGGTGCCTGTCATTGGTTATCAAACGGATGATTTTCCTGCATTTTATACACGAACAAGCGGCTTTTCTGTGGATTATAACGGTGAGTCAGCCAAGGTTATTGCTGAGGCAATTAAAGTAAAAGAACACTTGAAACTCGTAGGGGGAATGGTCATCGCTAACCCTATACCCGAAGAATATGCCCTAGAAGAATCTTATATTAACAAGGTCATTGATGAAGCGGTAGCAGATGCAGAAGCTAAGGGCATACGAGGCAAGGAGATTACACCATTTATCTTATCTGCTATTCTTGATATCACAGAGGGTAAAAGCCTTTATGCCAATAAACAGCTCGTCTATAACAACGCACGTGTGGCGACCATGATTGCAAAGGAATTGTGTCACATGTCATAG
- a CDS encoding carbohydrate kinase, giving the protein MTGREKEILELIKKNPLISQKEIGETLNITRSSVGVHITNLIKKGYIRGRGYVMNKTDYVTVVGAANLDIQGFTKEKLIQRDSNPGEVKICLGGVGRNIAENMARLGIDTKLITATGGDANSKRLLEECNQVGIDMEHVLVLPDANASVYLAIMDVDGDMAMALSDMHIMDRMTIEFIKGKSHVLKNSEVIVVDACVPEDVIAYILHTFKDSKILLDPVSIKKSRGVKDMIGGFHTIKLNRLEAQFLSDMTIQNHDDLPKLAQYFIDEGVERVFITLGSDGVYYKDRRQGGLLASPKIKVVNATGAGDAFMAGIIHGTLYDEPTVEIAKFSTAAAILALQHQETVSPHMQADTIHKIVKEMTIC; this is encoded by the coding sequence GTGACTGGACGTGAGAAAGAAATATTGGAATTAATTAAGAAAAATCCTCTGATCTCCCAGAAAGAGATTGGTGAAACATTAAATATAACACGTTCTTCCGTAGGGGTCCATATTACAAACTTGATTAAAAAAGGTTATATACGAGGGCGCGGCTACGTGATGAATAAAACGGATTATGTGACAGTAGTGGGTGCTGCCAATCTGGATATTCAAGGCTTTACAAAAGAGAAGCTTATCCAGCGGGATTCCAACCCAGGAGAAGTGAAAATATGCCTTGGAGGCGTTGGGCGCAATATCGCTGAGAACATGGCACGACTGGGTATTGATACCAAACTGATTACAGCCACAGGTGGCGATGCCAATAGTAAAAGGCTTCTTGAAGAGTGTAATCAAGTGGGTATTGATATGGAACATGTATTGGTACTGCCTGATGCCAATGCCTCGGTATACTTAGCCATCATGGATGTAGATGGTGACATGGCCATGGCTCTATCCGACATGCATATTATGGACCGTATGACAATAGAATTCATTAAGGGTAAATCCCATGTGTTGAAAAATTCAGAGGTCATTGTAGTAGACGCATGTGTGCCTGAAGATGTCATTGCATATATTTTGCATACCTTTAAAGACAGTAAGATTCTACTTGATCCAGTATCCATTAAGAAATCTCGTGGTGTCAAGGATATGATTGGTGGCTTTCATACCATTAAACTCAATCGTCTTGAAGCCCAGTTTCTATCCGATATGACCATTCAGAATCATGACGATTTACCTAAGCTTGCACAGTATTTTATTGATGAAGGTGTAGAACGGGTGTTTATCACTCTTGGTAGTGATGGTGTGTATTATAAAGACCGCCGCCAAGGAGGGCTATTGGCCTCACCTAAGATAAAAGTGGTCAATGCTACTGGAGCAGGTGACGCTTTTATGGCAGGTATTATCCATGGCACCTTGTATGATGAGCCAACAGTGGAGATTGCTAAATTCTCAACAGCAGCAGCCATATTGGCATTACAACACCAAGAAACAGTCAGCCCTCATATGCAGGCAGATACCATTCATAAAATAGTTAAGGAGATGACAATATGTTAA
- a CDS encoding uroporphyrinogen decarboxylase family protein, whose product MTNRERILAVLKKEKPDYVPWCGDLAYWIDYLLKDNKMPEEYMKKSTQRQSVMNEGLASAFVGEGLQKLHRDLDVGFYLQGYFPFTTRYDGVKVTETVDSDYRVTMVETPYGNLKEVWQYTKQTYSWAPQEHLLKTYKDLEAFKYLYEHTYYEPDYALAERRREIIGDNGVVLCYLPKSPFMETVALRAGIEATIYMKLDAPDLFEEVMALMEKKHDEAAMIALHSPAECLMIPENITSEVVGKDNYENYMRRYQEKWVNRIREAGKYSFVHLDGTMKGLIRELSSAGFDVLEALTPEPVGDIAIEDLHQWVDDDTIIWGGIPGGLFSDQVSDEDFDAHVIRVLKVMTKEPRYVLGVADQVVPHARFDRIKRVSELVKQYGKYEQ is encoded by the coding sequence ATGACAAATAGAGAAAGAATCTTAGCCGTACTCAAAAAAGAGAAGCCAGATTATGTGCCATGGTGTGGTGATTTGGCTTATTGGATTGACTATTTACTAAAAGATAATAAAATGCCAGAGGAGTACATGAAAAAATCAACCCAAAGACAATCGGTGATGAACGAAGGGCTGGCATCTGCATTTGTAGGTGAAGGTCTTCAGAAGTTGCATCGTGATTTGGATGTAGGGTTTTATTTACAAGGGTATTTTCCATTTACAACCCGATATGATGGTGTGAAGGTCACGGAAACCGTTGACAGTGACTATCGTGTGACAATGGTTGAAACACCTTATGGCAATCTGAAAGAAGTATGGCAATACACCAAACAAACATACAGTTGGGCACCACAAGAACATCTGCTAAAAACCTATAAGGATTTAGAAGCTTTCAAATATTTATATGAACACACCTATTATGAGCCAGACTATGCATTAGCCGAAAGAAGACGGGAAATAATTGGGGATAATGGTGTTGTTTTGTGTTACCTGCCTAAAAGTCCATTTATGGAGACTGTTGCATTAAGAGCAGGTATTGAAGCAACCATATATATGAAATTGGATGCACCTGATTTATTTGAAGAAGTCATGGCCTTAATGGAAAAGAAACATGATGAAGCAGCAATGATCGCACTTCATTCGCCAGCAGAATGTTTAATGATTCCAGAAAACATCACATCAGAAGTTGTAGGAAAAGACAATTATGAAAACTATATGCGGAGGTATCAAGAAAAGTGGGTGAATCGGATTCGAGAAGCTGGTAAATACTCCTTCGTCCATCTGGATGGTACCATGAAAGGATTAATCCGTGAATTATCGTCAGCAGGGTTTGACGTCCTTGAAGCACTAACCCCTGAACCTGTAGGGGATATTGCAATCGAGGACCTGCATCAATGGGTAGACGATGATACCATTATCTGGGGCGGTATACCTGGGGGTCTTTTTTCGGATCAAGTAAGCGATGAAGATTTCGATGCCCATGTCATCAGGGTGCTAAAAGTCATGACTAAGGAGCCAAGGTACGTCTTAGGAGTGGCCGATCAAGTGGTACCGCATGCAAGATTTGATCGGATTAAAAGGGTAAGTGAACTTGTAAAACAATATGGGAAATATGAACAATAG
- a CDS encoding uroporphyrinogen decarboxylase family protein, producing the protein MKAMSSLERCQAVMNGQLPDRVPVVPQSFLLACETAGYKIGQINNNAKLLAQSHIICQEKYAYDGCIIDVDDASLAEACGAEVIYREDGVAAVDESKPVLKNLRDFEDLKLPDPLKDGRLPVWLETTERLVDAIGDHVFVMGRADQGPFSLACLLRGMEQFMMDLVLANPKDIQDLLNWCSEACIRFAKAQKDAGAHATSMGDASAGPNLISPEFYRNFALEPEKKVVKAVQDYGIPYSVHICGDASRILQDMAFIHSKIIEVDWKVDMGTAREIFSDDTVLVGNINPSDPLVIGTAQQVDAQAKKIIESTKGRGLFLSSGCAMGPNTNVDNFKAMIEASKKYGTYEHLLNL; encoded by the coding sequence AGGCTATAAAATCGGACAAATTAACAATAATGCCAAGCTATTAGCTCAAAGTCATATCATCTGTCAAGAAAAATATGCATACGATGGATGCATTATAGACGTGGATGATGCGTCATTAGCTGAAGCGTGTGGAGCTGAAGTGATTTACCGTGAAGATGGTGTAGCAGCAGTTGATGAGAGTAAGCCAGTGCTTAAGAATCTTCGTGATTTTGAAGACCTCAAGTTACCTGACCCCTTAAAAGATGGTCGGCTTCCCGTATGGTTAGAAACAACGGAACGGCTGGTTGATGCCATTGGTGATCATGTATTTGTTATGGGGAGAGCTGATCAAGGACCCTTTAGTTTAGCTTGTTTACTGAGAGGTATGGAACAATTCATGATGGATTTGGTATTAGCGAACCCCAAAGATATTCAAGACTTATTGAACTGGTGCAGTGAAGCCTGTATTCGATTTGCTAAAGCACAAAAAGATGCAGGTGCTCATGCAACGTCTATGGGTGATGCATCAGCAGGTCCCAATTTGATTTCACCGGAATTCTATCGGAATTTTGCCCTAGAACCTGAGAAAAAAGTGGTCAAGGCGGTTCAAGATTATGGTATTCCTTATTCCGTCCATATCTGTGGTGATGCAAGTAGAATCCTACAAGATATGGCATTCATCCATTCAAAAATAATTGAAGTGGATTGGAAAGTCGATATGGGTACAGCAAGAGAGATTTTTTCTGATGATACGGTTCTTGTCGGTAACATTAACCCAAGTGACCCATTAGTTATCGGTACCGCACAACAAGTGGATGCCCAAGCAAAGAAAATCATTGAATCAACAAAGGGTAGAGGACTATTTTTAAGCTCAGGATGTGCCATGGGTCCCAATACCAATGTGGACAATTTCAAAGCCATGATTGAAGCATCGAAAAAATATGGTACCTATGAACACTTGTTAAATCTATAA